Proteins from a genomic interval of Leifsonia shinshuensis:
- a CDS encoding dihydroorotase: MTESATTQRFLIRGATLADGARTDLLLADGRIAAPGSDASSAGATVIDADGLIALPGLVDLHAHLREPGFEQSETVLTGTRAAAAGGFTAVFPMANTSPVADTAGVVEQVLRLGEAAGYATVQPIGAVTVGLAGERLAELGAMADSRAKVRVFSDDGKCVSDPLLMRRALEYVKAFGGVIAQHAQEPRLTEGAQMNEGALSGELGLTGWPAVAEESIIARDVLLAEHVGSRLHVCHVSTAGSVDVIRWAKARGVDVTAEVTPHHLLLTEELASGYDARYKVNPPLRRAEDVEALRAGLADGTIDIVATDHAPHPVESKDCEWDAAAFGMVGLESALSVVQASVVDNGLLGWTDIARVLSAAPARIGRLDGHGLPLETGAPAELFLYDPAASREFSTRDLAGKGVNSPYLSMTLPGRVVATFHRGYATVLDGTVVEELEVARG, from the coding sequence ATGACCGAGAGCGCGACGACGCAGAGGTTCCTGATCCGCGGAGCGACTCTCGCTGACGGCGCCCGCACCGACCTCCTCCTCGCCGACGGGCGGATCGCCGCCCCCGGCAGCGACGCGAGCAGCGCAGGCGCGACCGTGATCGACGCCGACGGGCTGATCGCCCTCCCCGGCCTGGTCGACCTGCACGCCCACCTGCGCGAGCCCGGCTTCGAGCAGAGCGAGACGGTCCTGACCGGCACGCGCGCCGCGGCGGCGGGAGGCTTCACCGCGGTCTTCCCGATGGCGAACACCTCCCCGGTCGCGGACACCGCCGGCGTCGTGGAACAGGTGCTCCGCCTCGGCGAGGCCGCCGGCTACGCGACCGTGCAGCCGATCGGCGCCGTGACCGTGGGCCTTGCGGGGGAGCGGCTCGCCGAGCTGGGCGCGATGGCCGACTCCCGCGCGAAGGTGCGGGTCTTCTCCGACGACGGCAAGTGCGTCTCCGACCCGCTGCTGATGCGCCGCGCCCTGGAGTACGTCAAGGCGTTCGGCGGCGTGATCGCGCAGCACGCGCAGGAGCCCCGGCTCACCGAGGGCGCCCAGATGAACGAGGGCGCGCTGTCCGGCGAGCTGGGCCTCACCGGCTGGCCGGCCGTCGCCGAGGAGTCGATCATCGCCCGGGACGTCCTCCTGGCCGAGCACGTCGGCTCCCGCCTGCACGTCTGCCACGTGTCGACCGCCGGCTCGGTGGACGTCATCCGCTGGGCGAAGGCGCGCGGCGTCGACGTCACGGCCGAGGTGACGCCGCACCACCTGCTGCTCACCGAGGAGCTGGCCTCCGGCTACGACGCCCGCTACAAGGTCAACCCGCCGCTGCGCCGCGCGGAGGACGTGGAGGCGCTGCGCGCCGGCCTCGCCGACGGCACGATCGACATCGTCGCGACCGACCACGCGCCGCACCCGGTGGAGTCCAAGGACTGCGAGTGGGACGCCGCCGCGTTCGGCATGGTCGGGCTGGAGTCCGCGCTCTCGGTCGTCCAGGCCTCGGTGGTCGACAACGGACTCCTCGGCTGGACCGACATCGCCCGCGTGCTCTCGGCCGCGCCCGCGCGCATCGGCCGGCTGGACGGTCACGGCCTCCCGCTGGAGACCGGCGCTCCCGCCGAGCTGTTCCTCTACGACCCGGCCGCCTCGCGGGAGTTCTCGACCCGTGACCTGGCGGGCAAGGGTGTGAACTCGCCCTACCTGTCGATGACGCTGCCGGGCCGTGTGGTGGCGACGTTCCACCGCGGCTACGCCACCGTGCTCGACGGCACTGTGGTCGAGGAGCTGGAGGTCGCTCGTGGATAA
- the carA gene encoding glutamine-hydrolyzing carbamoyl-phosphate synthase small subunit has protein sequence MAAAEPAVLVLEDGKRYVGRAYGARGRTLGEAVFATGMTGYQETLTDPSYAGQIVLMTAPHIGNTGTNDEDMESRRIWVDGFVVREPSRVVSNFRAQRSLDDDLVEQGVVGISGIDTRAVTRHIRSAGAMRAGIFSGEDFGLSDSEQLELVLSGAKMSGRNLSAEVSTVEPYTVPAVGERVGSVAVLDLGVKKSTLENLAARGLDVHVLPQQVTAEHVLSLNPSALFFSNGPGDPQASDKHVALLQETLRAGLPYFGICFGNQLLGRALGLTTYKLPFGHRGINQPVLDKRTGRVEITAQNHGFAVKAPIDATFDSPAGFGRVEVSHFSLNDNVVEGLNCLDIDAFSVQYHPEAAAGPHDANYLFDRFLELIHKRESGSQNDQNQEGTD, from the coding sequence GTGGCTGCAGCAGAACCTGCCGTGCTCGTCCTCGAAGACGGGAAGCGCTACGTGGGCCGGGCCTACGGCGCCCGCGGGCGGACGCTCGGCGAGGCGGTCTTCGCCACCGGCATGACCGGCTACCAGGAGACCCTGACCGACCCGTCCTACGCGGGCCAGATCGTCCTCATGACGGCTCCGCACATCGGCAACACCGGCACGAACGACGAGGACATGGAGTCCCGGCGGATCTGGGTGGACGGCTTCGTCGTCCGTGAGCCCAGCCGGGTCGTGTCCAACTTCCGCGCCCAGCGCAGCCTCGACGACGACCTCGTCGAGCAGGGCGTCGTCGGCATCAGCGGCATCGACACCCGCGCGGTCACGCGGCACATCCGCTCGGCGGGCGCCATGCGCGCCGGGATCTTCTCCGGCGAGGACTTCGGGCTGAGCGACTCCGAGCAGCTGGAGCTCGTGCTCTCCGGCGCGAAGATGTCGGGCCGCAACCTCTCGGCCGAGGTCTCCACCGTCGAGCCGTACACGGTTCCGGCGGTCGGTGAGCGCGTCGGCTCGGTCGCCGTCCTGGACCTCGGCGTCAAGAAGTCCACGCTCGAGAACCTCGCCGCGCGCGGGCTCGACGTGCACGTCCTCCCGCAGCAGGTCACGGCCGAGCACGTGCTCAGCCTGAACCCGTCCGCGCTGTTCTTCTCGAACGGCCCCGGCGACCCGCAGGCCTCCGACAAGCATGTCGCGCTCCTCCAGGAGACGCTGCGCGCCGGGCTGCCGTACTTCGGCATCTGCTTCGGCAACCAGCTCCTCGGCCGCGCGCTCGGCCTCACCACCTACAAGCTGCCGTTCGGCCACCGCGGGATCAACCAGCCGGTGCTCGACAAGCGCACCGGCCGGGTGGAGATCACCGCCCAGAACCACGGCTTCGCGGTCAAGGCGCCGATCGACGCCACCTTCGACTCGCCGGCCGGCTTCGGCCGGGTGGAGGTCAGCCACTTCAGCCTCAACGACAACGTCGTGGAGGGCCTGAACTGCCTCGACATCGACGCGTTCAGCGTGCAGTACCACCCGGAGGCCGCCGCCGGCCCGCACGACGCCAACTACCTCTTCGACCGGTTCCTCGAGCTGATCCACAAGCGTGAGTCCGGCTCGCAGAACGACCAGAACCAGGAAGGCACCGACTGA
- the carB gene encoding carbamoyl-phosphate synthase large subunit has protein sequence MPKRDDIHSVLVIGSGPIVIGQACEFDYSGTQACRVLKQEGVRVILVNSNPATIMTDPDFADATYVEPITWEVIETIIAKEKPDAILPTLGGQTALNAAMQLHEHGILEKYGVELIGAKFEAIRKGEDRQIFKELVVEAGAEVARSHIAHTVEEALEYAEDLGYPLVVRPSFTMGGLGSGFAYTPEDLRRIAGDGIHQSPTSEVLLEESILGWKEYELELMRDTSDNTVVVCSIENVDPVGVHTGDSITVAPALTLTDREYQKLRDIGIDIIRAVGVDTGGCNIQFAVNPENGRIIVIEMNPRVSRSSALASKATGFPIAKIAAKLAIGYRLDEIPNDITRVTPASFEPTLDYVVVKVPRFAFEKFPAADPTLTTTMKSVGEAMAIGRSFTSALQKALRSLEKRGSSFHWGHESRTVEELLESIATPTDGRIVDVQQALRLGATPEQVFEATKIDPWFIDQIVLINEVAEQLRDAETLDTDTLRYAKDHGFSDAQIGELRGFGEADVREVRHILGVRPVYKTVDTCAGEFPALTPYHYSSYDEETEVAPSDSRKVVILGSGPNRIGQGVEFDYSCVHASFALHDAGFETIMINCNPETVSTDYDTSDRLYFEPLTLEDVLEVIHAESQSGELVGVVVQLGGQTALGLAKGLEAAGVPILGTTPEAIDLAEERGLFAGILESAGLLAPRNGTAIDFPSAAHAAEQIGYPVLVRPSFVLGGRGMEIVYDTASLADYFERVAGQGIVGPAHPLLVDRFLDDAIEIDVDALYDGERLYIGGVMEHIEEAGIHSGDSSCTLPPITLGRREIDRVREATLKIAEGIGVRGLLNVQFAIGAGVLYVLEANPRASRTVPFVSKALGIPLAKAASRIMVGDTIGGLIAEGLLPETDGSVIPMDSPVAVKEAVLPFKRFRTREGKIVDSVLGPEMRSTGEVMGIDRDFPTAFAKSQAAAYGGMPLEGTVFVSVSDRDKRAIVLPVLRLQQLGYDIIATEGTAEVLNRNGIAARIVRKYSEAAEEDSVVGLITRNEVDVVINTPSGRSARADGYEIRAAAVAGDKPLFTTIAELSAAVASLDAVREGFEVTSLQEYALQRAARA, from the coding sequence ATGCCCAAGCGCGACGACATCCACTCCGTCCTGGTCATCGGGTCCGGCCCGATCGTCATCGGCCAGGCCTGCGAGTTCGACTACTCCGGCACCCAGGCCTGCCGCGTGCTCAAGCAGGAGGGCGTGCGCGTCATTCTGGTGAACTCCAACCCGGCCACCATCATGACCGACCCGGACTTCGCCGACGCCACCTACGTCGAGCCGATCACCTGGGAGGTCATCGAGACCATCATCGCCAAGGAGAAGCCGGACGCGATCCTGCCGACCCTGGGCGGCCAGACCGCGCTCAACGCGGCCATGCAGCTCCACGAGCACGGCATCCTGGAGAAGTACGGCGTCGAGCTGATCGGCGCCAAGTTCGAGGCCATCCGGAAGGGCGAGGACCGCCAGATCTTCAAGGAACTCGTGGTCGAGGCCGGCGCCGAGGTCGCGCGCTCGCACATCGCCCACACCGTCGAGGAGGCGCTGGAGTACGCCGAGGACCTCGGCTACCCGCTGGTCGTCCGCCCGTCGTTCACGATGGGCGGCCTCGGCTCCGGCTTCGCTTACACGCCGGAGGACCTGCGCCGCATCGCCGGCGACGGCATCCACCAGAGCCCGACCAGCGAGGTGCTGCTGGAGGAGTCGATCCTCGGCTGGAAGGAGTACGAGCTCGAGCTGATGCGCGACACCTCCGACAACACGGTGGTGGTCTGCTCGATCGAGAACGTCGACCCGGTCGGCGTGCACACCGGCGACTCGATCACCGTCGCGCCCGCGCTGACGCTGACCGACCGCGAGTACCAGAAGCTGCGCGATATCGGCATCGACATCATCCGCGCCGTGGGCGTCGACACCGGCGGCTGCAACATCCAGTTCGCGGTCAACCCCGAGAACGGCCGGATCATCGTCATCGAGATGAACCCGCGGGTCTCCCGCTCGTCGGCGCTGGCGTCGAAGGCCACCGGCTTCCCGATCGCGAAGATCGCCGCGAAGCTCGCCATCGGCTACCGCCTGGACGAGATCCCCAACGACATCACCCGGGTGACCCCGGCGAGCTTCGAGCCGACGCTGGACTACGTCGTCGTCAAGGTGCCGCGGTTCGCGTTCGAGAAGTTCCCGGCCGCCGACCCGACGCTGACCACCACCATGAAGTCGGTGGGCGAGGCGATGGCGATCGGCCGCAGCTTCACGAGCGCGCTGCAGAAGGCGCTCCGCTCGCTGGAGAAGCGCGGATCGTCCTTCCACTGGGGCCACGAGTCCCGCACGGTGGAGGAGCTGCTGGAATCGATCGCGACCCCGACCGACGGTCGGATCGTGGACGTGCAGCAGGCCCTGCGCCTCGGCGCGACGCCGGAGCAGGTCTTCGAGGCCACCAAGATCGACCCGTGGTTCATCGACCAGATCGTGCTCATCAACGAGGTCGCCGAGCAGCTCCGCGACGCCGAGACGCTCGACACCGACACGCTGCGCTACGCGAAGGACCACGGCTTCTCCGACGCCCAGATCGGCGAGCTGCGCGGCTTCGGCGAGGCCGACGTGCGCGAGGTGCGGCACATCCTCGGCGTCCGCCCGGTCTACAAGACGGTCGACACCTGCGCGGGCGAGTTCCCGGCGCTGACGCCGTACCACTACTCCAGCTACGACGAGGAGACGGAGGTCGCGCCGAGCGACAGCCGCAAGGTCGTCATCCTCGGCTCCGGCCCGAACCGCATCGGGCAGGGCGTGGAGTTCGACTACTCCTGCGTGCACGCGTCGTTCGCGCTGCACGACGCCGGGTTCGAGACGATCATGATCAACTGCAACCCGGAGACGGTCTCGACCGACTACGACACCTCCGACCGCCTGTACTTCGAGCCGCTGACGCTCGAGGACGTGCTGGAGGTCATCCACGCCGAGTCGCAGTCCGGCGAGCTGGTCGGCGTGGTCGTGCAGCTCGGCGGCCAGACCGCCCTGGGCCTCGCGAAGGGCCTGGAGGCGGCGGGCGTCCCGATCCTCGGCACCACGCCGGAGGCGATCGACCTGGCGGAGGAGCGCGGCCTGTTCGCCGGCATCCTCGAAAGCGCCGGGCTGCTCGCCCCGCGCAACGGCACGGCGATCGACTTCCCGTCCGCCGCCCACGCCGCCGAGCAGATCGGCTACCCGGTGCTCGTGCGCCCGAGCTTCGTGCTCGGCGGCCGCGGCATGGAGATCGTCTACGACACCGCCTCGCTCGCGGACTACTTCGAGCGCGTCGCGGGCCAGGGCATCGTCGGACCGGCGCACCCGCTTCTGGTCGACCGGTTCCTGGACGACGCGATCGAGATCGACGTGGACGCGCTCTACGACGGCGAGCGGCTGTACATCGGCGGCGTCATGGAGCACATCGAGGAGGCCGGCATCCACTCCGGCGACTCCAGCTGCACCCTGCCCCCGATCACGCTCGGCCGCCGCGAGATCGACCGGGTGCGCGAGGCGACGCTGAAGATCGCCGAGGGGATCGGCGTCCGCGGCCTGCTGAACGTGCAGTTCGCGATCGGCGCGGGCGTCCTCTACGTGCTGGAGGCCAACCCGCGCGCGTCGCGCACGGTCCCGTTCGTCTCGAAGGCGCTCGGCATCCCGCTGGCCAAGGCGGCGTCGCGCATCATGGTCGGCGACACGATCGGCGGCCTGATCGCGGAGGGCCTGCTCCCGGAGACGGACGGCTCGGTCATCCCGATGGACTCGCCGGTCGCCGTGAAGGAGGCCGTACTGCCCTTCAAGCGGTTCCGCACCCGCGAGGGCAAGATCGTCGACTCGGTGCTCGGCCCGGAGATGCGCTCCACCGGCGAGGTGATGGGCATCGACCGCGACTTCCCGACCGCGTTCGCGAAGAGCCAGGCGGCGGCCTACGGCGGCATGCCGCTGGAGGGCACCGTGTTCGTGTCGGTCTCCGACCGCGACAAGCGCGCGATCGTGCTCCCGGTGCTGCGCCTCCAGCAGCTCGGCTACGACATCATCGCGACCGAGGGCACCGCCGAGGTGCTCAACCGCAACGGCATCGCCGCGCGCATCGTGCGCAAGTACAGCGAGGCGGCGGAGGAGGACTCGGTCGTCGGCCTCATCACCCGCAACGAGGTGGACGTCGTCATCAACACGCCGAGCGGACGCTCCGCCCGCGCCGACGGGTACGAGATCCGCGCGGCCGCGGTGGCGGGCGACAAGCCGCTGTTCACCACGATCGCCGAGCTGAGCGCCGCCGTGGCGTCGCTCGACGCCGTGCGCGAGGGCTTCGAGGTGACGTCGCTGCAGGAGTACGCGCTGCAGAGGGCCGCACGGGCGTGA
- the pyrF gene encoding orotidine-5'-phosphate decarboxylase — translation MAAAFAAHGRLCVGIDPHAHLLADWGLEASAVGVRAFGLRVVEAAAGRAAIVKPQVAFFERYGSAGYAALEDVVGAARDAGLLVIADAKRGDIGTSVAAYAEAWLTPGSALEADAMTIAAFQGVGSIAEPMRLAEATGKGLFVLAATSNPEAAAVQQAVVAGGPRAGMTVARAIIEDVHAFNQEQAPHPFGTVGLVLGATVALGDYGIDTATAVAPALPVLAPGFGHQGARVEDVDRLFGAFAPGVIVSESRGLLTAGPDGLADAVARRAEEVRASHG, via the coding sequence CTGGCCGCCGCGTTCGCGGCGCACGGGCGGCTGTGCGTCGGCATCGACCCGCACGCGCACCTGCTGGCGGACTGGGGCCTGGAGGCCTCGGCCGTCGGGGTGCGCGCCTTCGGCCTCCGGGTCGTGGAGGCCGCCGCCGGGCGCGCGGCGATCGTCAAGCCGCAGGTCGCGTTCTTCGAGCGCTACGGCTCGGCCGGCTACGCCGCGCTGGAGGACGTGGTCGGCGCGGCGCGCGACGCCGGGCTCCTGGTGATCGCCGACGCCAAGCGCGGCGACATCGGCACGAGCGTCGCGGCGTACGCCGAGGCCTGGCTGACGCCGGGCTCCGCGCTGGAGGCCGACGCCATGACGATCGCGGCGTTCCAGGGCGTCGGCTCGATCGCGGAGCCGATGCGCCTCGCCGAGGCGACGGGCAAGGGCCTGTTCGTGCTCGCGGCCACCTCCAACCCGGAGGCCGCCGCGGTCCAGCAGGCGGTCGTCGCCGGCGGACCCCGTGCCGGGATGACCGTCGCCCGTGCGATCATCGAAGACGTGCACGCGTTCAACCAGGAGCAGGCTCCGCATCCCTTCGGAACCGTCGGACTGGTGCTCGGCGCCACCGTCGCACTGGGGGACTACGGGATCGACACCGCGACCGCCGTCGCGCCGGCGCTTCCCGTGCTCGCGCCCGGGTTCGGGCACCAGGGCGCCAGGGTCGAGGACGTCGACCGCCTGTTCGGGGCGTTCGCCCCCGGGGTGATCGTCAGCGAGTCCCGTGGCCTGTTGACCGCCGGACCCGACGGACTGGCCGACGCCGTCGCGCGTCGCGCGGAGGAGGTGCGCGCCAGCCATGGCTGA
- the gmk gene encoding guanylate kinase, which produces MAEPTAETSAPTAASRRPAPPEVDRTAASAAAVAARRARAAVKNAIASREVSPLVVLDHATAAPDGVEGRLRVTEFLLSVPAIGTTKMQEALQKLSISPAKRLGGLGRHQRLKLREFLIERENRAGRRRNQLVVLAGPTAVGKGTVSTYIRENYPDVLLSVSATTRAPRPGEVDGVNYYFVDDAEFDRMIENDELLEHATVHNAYRYGTPRGPIEAALEQGRSVLLEIDLQGARQVRESMPEARLIFLLPPTWDELVRRLIGRGTEEAAEQQRRLETAKVELAAQDEFDYRVVNHTVAEAAREVVDLMKVRAAPSRP; this is translated from the coding sequence ATGGCTGAGCCCACCGCCGAGACCTCGGCGCCGACCGCCGCCTCCCGCCGTCCCGCGCCGCCGGAGGTGGACCGCACCGCCGCGTCGGCCGCCGCCGTCGCGGCCCGCCGGGCGCGCGCCGCCGTCAAGAACGCGATCGCCTCCCGCGAGGTGTCGCCGCTGGTGGTCCTCGACCACGCGACGGCCGCCCCGGACGGCGTGGAGGGCCGGCTGCGGGTCACCGAGTTCCTGCTCAGCGTGCCCGCCATCGGCACGACCAAGATGCAGGAGGCGCTGCAGAAGCTGTCGATCTCGCCCGCCAAGCGCCTCGGCGGCCTGGGCCGCCACCAGCGGCTGAAGCTGCGCGAGTTCCTGATCGAGCGGGAGAACCGCGCGGGCCGCCGCCGCAACCAGCTGGTCGTGCTGGCCGGCCCCACCGCGGTCGGCAAGGGCACGGTCTCCACGTACATCCGCGAGAACTACCCGGATGTCCTGCTGTCCGTCTCGGCGACCACGCGCGCCCCGCGGCCCGGCGAGGTCGACGGCGTCAACTACTACTTCGTCGACGACGCCGAGTTCGACAGGATGATCGAGAACGACGAGCTGCTGGAGCACGCCACCGTGCACAACGCCTACCGGTACGGCACCCCGCGCGGGCCGATCGAGGCGGCGCTGGAGCAGGGCAGGAGCGTGCTGCTGGAGATCGACCTGCAGGGCGCCCGCCAGGTGCGCGAGTCCATGCCGGAGGCCCGGCTGATCTTCCTGCTGCCGCCGACCTGGGACGAGCTGGTCCGCCGCCTGATCGGGCGCGGCACCGAGGAGGCCGCCGAGCAGCAGCGCAGGCTCGAGACGGCGAAGGTGGAACTGGCCGCCCAGGACGAGTTCGACTACCGTGTGGTCAACCACACCGTCGCCGAGGCCGCTCGGGAGGTCGTAGACTTGATGAAGGTCCGCGCGGCGCCGTCGCGCCCCTAG
- the rpoZ gene encoding DNA-directed RNA polymerase subunit omega — translation MATNNKGIIDPPIDDLLARVESKYALVIFASKRARQINDYYADLHEGSLFDNVGPLVDSSVDDKPLSVALHEINEDKLVIKPLAAE, via the coding sequence ATGGCAACCAACAACAAGGGCATCATCGACCCGCCCATCGACGACCTTCTGGCCCGCGTCGAGTCCAAGTACGCGCTGGTCATCTTCGCCTCCAAGCGCGCCCGCCAGATCAACGACTACTACGCCGACCTGCACGAGGGCAGCCTGTTCGACAACGTCGGCCCGCTGGTCGACTCGTCCGTCGACGACAAGCCCCTCTCGGTCGCGCTCCACGAGATCAACGAGGACAAGCTCGTCATCAAGCCGCTGGCCGCGGAGTAA
- a CDS encoding bifunctional phosphopantothenoylcysteine decarboxylase/phosphopantothenate synthase — MTVVVGVTGGIAAYKAVGVIRALVLEGHSVHVVATEAALRFVGRPTLEAISRNPVATDLYEGVAEVRHVAIGQSADLIVIAPATANTLAKLAAGIADDLLGNTVLASTAPLVVAPAMHTEMWRNPATVANVATLRSRGVTVVGPASGQLTGADSGPGRMEEPDVIVRAALRAAGLSPRLAVSAVPEPVADVVVLSERRRANEASRRPRGGVDLAGKRIVVTAGGTREPLDPVRFLGNRSSGRQGTAVAAAAQARGAEVVLIAAHLEVEPPEGVELIEVQTALELQEAVTEAARSADVVVMTAAVADYRPAVTRDAKIKKSEAGQHLTIELVANPDILAGLSATKREGQVVVGFAAETEPDPSTLIELGRTKLAAKGSDFLVLNQVGWEQGFATESNEVVVLRRGGDIVMEASGSKLSVADRILDVVV; from the coding sequence TTGACCGTCGTCGTCGGAGTGACCGGCGGCATCGCCGCGTACAAGGCCGTCGGCGTGATCCGCGCGCTGGTGCTCGAAGGGCACTCGGTGCACGTCGTGGCGACGGAGGCCGCGCTGCGGTTCGTCGGCCGCCCCACGCTGGAGGCGATCAGCCGCAACCCGGTGGCGACCGACCTCTACGAGGGCGTCGCCGAGGTGCGGCACGTCGCGATCGGGCAGTCGGCCGACCTCATCGTCATCGCCCCGGCGACGGCGAACACCCTCGCCAAGCTGGCCGCGGGCATCGCGGACGACCTGCTCGGCAACACGGTGCTGGCCTCCACCGCCCCGCTGGTGGTCGCGCCGGCCATGCACACCGAGATGTGGCGCAACCCCGCCACCGTGGCCAACGTCGCCACCCTGCGCAGCCGCGGCGTCACCGTCGTCGGCCCGGCCTCCGGCCAGCTCACCGGCGCCGACTCCGGCCCCGGCCGCATGGAGGAGCCGGACGTCATCGTCCGCGCCGCCCTGCGCGCGGCGGGCCTGTCGCCGCGCCTCGCGGTGTCCGCCGTGCCGGAGCCGGTCGCGGACGTCGTGGTGCTCTCCGAGCGCCGCCGGGCGAACGAGGCCTCCCGCCGGCCGCGAGGGGGAGTCGACCTCGCGGGCAAGCGCATCGTCGTGACCGCCGGCGGCACCAGGGAGCCGCTGGACCCCGTGCGGTTCCTCGGCAACCGGTCGAGCGGCCGGCAGGGCACCGCCGTCGCCGCGGCAGCGCAGGCGCGCGGCGCCGAGGTGGTCCTGATCGCCGCGCACCTGGAGGTCGAGCCGCCGGAGGGCGTCGAGCTGATCGAGGTGCAGACCGCGCTGGAGCTGCAGGAGGCCGTCACCGAGGCCGCACGCTCGGCCGACGTGGTCGTGATGACCGCGGCCGTCGCCGACTACCGCCCCGCCGTCACGCGCGACGCCAAGATCAAGAAGTCCGAGGCGGGCCAGCACCTGACCATCGAGCTCGTCGCCAACCCGGACATCCTCGCCGGGCTCTCCGCGACCAAGCGCGAGGGGCAGGTCGTCGTCGGCTTCGCCGCCGAGACCGAGCCGGACCCGTCGACGCTCATCGAGCTGGGTCGCACCAAGCTCGCCGCCAAGGGCAGCGACTTCCTCGTCCTCAACCAGGTCGGCTGGGAGCAGGGCTTCGCAACGGAGAGCAACGAGGTCGTGGTCCTCCGCAGGGGCGGCGATATAGTGATGGAGGCCTCGGGGAGCAAGCTGTCGGTGGCCGACCGTATCTTGGACGTCGTCGTCTAG
- the metK gene encoding methionine adenosyltransferase, with translation MADLRLFTSESVTEGHPDKICDQISDSILDALLAVDPHSRVAVETLVTTGLVHVAGEVTTKGYVEIPALVREKIVEIGYDSSDVSFDGTQCGVSVSIGAQSPDIAQGVDNAFESRTEQSTDDLDRQGAGDQGIMFGFATTETPQYMPLPIWLAHRLAERLAAVRKDGTLDYLRPDGKTQVTIGYEGHTPRTVETVVLSTQHAPHVSSEQLQAEVIEEVIAPVMHAAGLETAHIRTLINPTGRFEIGGPKGDAGLTGRKIIVDTYGGASRHGGGAFSGKDPSKVDRSAAYAMRWVAKNAVAAGLADRLEVQIAYAIGKAAPVGLYVESFGTGAVSDERIIRAIREVFDLRPAAIVRDLDLLRPIYAQTATYGHFGRDLPDFTWERLDRVDDLRSAAGL, from the coding sequence ATGGCAGATCTGCGCCTCTTCACGTCGGAGTCGGTCACGGAGGGACACCCTGACAAGATCTGCGACCAGATCTCCGACAGCATCCTGGACGCGCTGCTCGCGGTCGACCCGCACAGCCGCGTCGCGGTCGAGACGCTGGTCACCACCGGGCTGGTCCACGTCGCGGGCGAGGTGACGACGAAGGGGTACGTCGAGATCCCCGCGCTGGTGCGCGAGAAGATCGTCGAGATCGGCTACGACTCCTCCGACGTGAGCTTCGACGGCACCCAGTGCGGCGTGTCCGTCTCCATCGGCGCGCAGTCGCCGGACATCGCGCAGGGCGTCGACAACGCCTTCGAATCGCGCACGGAGCAGAGCACCGACGACCTCGACCGGCAGGGCGCAGGCGACCAGGGCATCATGTTCGGGTTCGCGACCACTGAGACGCCGCAGTACATGCCGCTGCCGATCTGGCTGGCGCACCGCCTGGCCGAGCGCCTGGCGGCCGTGCGCAAGGACGGCACGCTCGACTACCTCCGCCCGGACGGCAAGACGCAGGTCACGATCGGCTACGAGGGGCACACGCCGCGGACCGTGGAGACCGTCGTGCTCTCGACCCAGCACGCGCCGCACGTCTCCAGCGAGCAGCTGCAGGCCGAGGTGATCGAGGAGGTCATCGCGCCCGTCATGCACGCCGCCGGGCTGGAGACCGCGCACATCCGCACGCTCATCAACCCGACCGGCCGGTTCGAGATCGGCGGCCCGAAGGGCGACGCCGGGCTCACCGGGCGCAAGATCATCGTCGACACCTACGGCGGCGCCAGCCGGCACGGCGGCGGCGCGTTCTCCGGCAAGGACCCGTCGAAGGTCGACCGCTCGGCCGCGTACGCGATGCGCTGGGTCGCCAAGAACGCTGTGGCGGCGGGCCTCGCCGACCGGCTGGAGGTGCAGATCGCCTACGCGATCGGCAAGGCCGCCCCGGTCGGGCTGTACGTGGAGTCGTTCGGCACGGGCGCCGTCTCCGACGAGCGGATCATCCGCGCCATCCGCGAGGTGTTCGACCTGCGCCCCGCCGCGATCGTGCGCGACCTCGACCTGCTCCGGCCGATCTACGCGCAGACGGCGACCTACGGCCACTTCGGCCGCGACCTCCCCGACTTCACCTGGGAGCGGCTGGACCGCGTCGACGACCTGCGCTCCGCCGCGGGGCTGTAG